ctcagttacacaagatggaattcactcattccccgaagtaggggtaagtagataaattgctctcttaagggttgatttctgGGCTTGAACAATttggcaccacaccttctcttggcccgagaaggatttagtcatagtgggactatgatctattattcattagaggaatcagtggtacttaaagagctagatataactacaaaggcaaaacagtaaattggctcagttgtacttacaagtgatttgtgaaaggtcatcatactATTTATTGGtttatccaatggacaaaaaaatatatttgtagtgcgaagagtgcaattgtcgatctttagtggagtgaccggcagttaacaaatggtggatatcatgattaaagattttagtcagttattcacatattattggagcttcaagctacaagtctataaggtccccatggtagctcaatggattcaagttgagaatcagtttttgggttagtttgaaatgtttaaattaacaagagaaaatttgattatatatgatataattaaattaattcgattatatatgatataattgatatgatgtatttgatacattattatttgataggaagaattatataaatatgatttatattaaatgccacaaaaagagaaaaagaactatggtttatatgttgcatatgatacaatattaaaactataggttataaatataatatgataaattagttattgtatttatttataatttattaattatgtgataattaattttctttttctccaataaccacccTTAATGGGTGGTTAGACGGTTTTATGGCTAAATGggataaataagaaaaatggtttttcatttattgattCCACATGTAACAAGTAATCAGATTATTaattgagagactaaacgatcgcatcgagttttactatatgatagtaatcgattctaaacgatcgagcgttgagtctatgcgatagacttccatttgctacacgatcttTATGTTCATTACTCGGtcttctactcgatcgtttgcTCGTTCACTCCAATCCTTCCatctatccaaaatcatacagagcccacaactcctggttTGTCaaactgagaataccaaagtaatcTTGTGGTGGCGTCCGTCTGTTtaaggatcgagttttactcgctGGTGATCGAGGAAGTTCTAGTTGCTCGTTGCGTTCGTGTTGTTCGACACGTTGGTgtttgatcgagggaaatacatgaataaagatttcttcaaaggtattgtctttTCGATCCCTTGTATTTTGTTAagaagtatgttgtaatttatctttaattcaTAATCATTACTGTATGATTGTCaatgtttatgttctttcacaatggagtttggaatgatccgcttccactcacaggtcctctagttttagagttccttcacgtAGGTATGCACAAGCATACATTATGCAGCTTATTAGAGGATTTTTGTTCGCTGACAAGTCGAACACTCTAGTACATCTTATGTTTCTCCCTCTACTATCTGATTTCGAGCATGTTGGtacgtactcgtggggtggtgcCTGTCTTGCATGGCTTTATAGAGAACTTTGTCGAGCTACCAATGCATAAGCATTGGAAGTAGCGGGGTCACTAATATTGCTACATGTATGGGCTTATGATAGATTTCaaattatagcaccacaagtccagtTATAGGCCCCAGGTCATCGTCCACTTAGTGCCagatattatttcatttatatatttattccattatcattttatgtaagaatatagattaattgtattttttttataattttagatggagtggtgtattagctgtCTCTAAACAttcagcaaatatgttgctaATATACCAGAAAATATTTGATTGACTGATGCACAATCAGataacaaatgtatatataaatgaatatttaaaacattttgggTGTAGagttatcttcttctttttttgtcaAATTAATTGGACGCCATACAAGCAAGATattttgtaacgacccgaccccctaggactcaagttaggccgttactaaacacatgcatgcatgaaacttaaaacAACATcctatagtgaaataaatgctaaataaataagttgaactcaaaagaccttcattaaattcaaatattaaaaacagacGATAGGATACCCGTAAACCATAAATGATATAAATAGGTctaaaaacaaatcttaatagtaagtttcaaacatcaaattgaaagttgagaaacatgaaaagaaatctaaatatcatgagcagaagcataaaactggcCCCTAGTGGCTCGTTcaaggattcctcttgtcattcgCCAGTGCGTCCTTGCCCTTATctaaaacataaacatgagaaatggtgagtataaaatactcagtaagtaaccccactactagggtcaggctaagcatttatgtccaataaatgcaacATGAATTGAAGCTTTCTACTAGTGGGACATGAAAATTTCCCTTACATGGCTCACTCTTTTTCCTTTCCCCTAGAGTGCACCTCCTACGTACACCCCAGGTCTTCTCTATGAATGTAGGGACgtgtacctcttttgtacacatggttatgcatacacctctttcatatacacataagccactgaatgtgtacctcttacgtatacatggttatgcatacacctcttttgtatacacataatgcactgaatgtgtacctctttcgtacacatgatTATGTATACACCacttttgtatacacataacccactgaatgtgtacctctttcgtacacatggttatgtatacacctctttcgtatacacataatccactgagtgtgtacctctttcgtacacatggttatgtatacacctgtttcgtatacacataaacTACtaagtgtgtacctctttcgtacacatggttatgtatatacctctttcgtatacacataacctactgcgtgtgtacctctttcgtacaccccaaaTCCTCTTTATGAATGTAGGGATGCatacctctttcatacacatggttatgtatacacctctttcatatacacataacccactaagCATGCACCTCTTACGTACACCCCAGTACCCTCTAGGTGTGTATCATTTTCATATACACCaaccctagtacatctctttcatgtactagcgccCTCGAACATACATCATTGTCATGCAATCACATAATctggaaagaaaaagagattacatttaacttcatattacatataacattcacataatcataagtcctctaaaatctcctcattGAGATCATGTTAATTAACCTAAACGTACGTGTTTAATCTAGTTTTAATGGTTCaactctagtacatcactttcatgtactaactcatgtaaacaatcaaacattcgaaatttcataatacattATATAGCCtacacactttcataataaattacataaatatgTACATCAACAAATGCTCTAACTTTCACCTAGCTTTAAGACATTCCAGTAGTAGTGTCGCTTAATTCATTATTTAGGGTCATGGTCAATCGTACTTGTAATAtgtctcataaaattctaaatcatgctcatacattaacatgattcagacatattatcacatgctcatatatctttctaaacagtccattaaatctcgaaacaatcaaaattatccttgtaactagtcttaaaatcctcaaaataaaTCGTAAATTTTTCACCCGACACAAAGGtggttccagtagtaagattacttactttgATATTAGGTTGAActaaaaagcaattgaatctttgtgaaattcttgaatccttaatcgaGCCAAATATTTGAGTAATTAACCCCTTCTAATCTCCATAATCtttgaattaaatccaaaattctTACTGAAATCACCTTAACTCTACTTGACAGTACACTAACGACCTTTTAAACTccttcaaactttcaaattcaacctccaaaatcacgattgaaatgataattaaatacGTTATTTATTGAGTATTCAAGATCCAATAAAACCATGAAAATCATTTAGATCTTATTCCAAAACTACGAACCTCACAACGGCATTCGACAGAGGACAACGACTGGAAGAGAGAAGGACCAACGGCGAGCAGATCTGGCAACGTGAAGGTCGGAGTGGTGCGGTTGCAACTTGACGGAAGAAAGGATGTGGACGTCGGCGTTGCAACAACCAAAGTTCGTTTAAATCAGAGAGAAAGTGAAAAAGTGGGGGTTTgaaattttcacatttttttctttttaattctccaccacacaaatatataaataatatatatatatatataggggttttggaatttaagaaaaggaaaggaaagaatatatatatatatattctttccttaataaatatgtcatatcaaactcaaatctttcacctcttctccaattaattaaataaacctaaaaataaatttaccaactttaaatcacttctttccaaaaattctaaatctcaaaattaaattctaactttccaaattaacttgaatccaaatttacaaatatttttaagtacttgatttaattacttccaaataaaccaattatcttttcctgattctttaaataaattttggaaaagaaggTAAAATCGTAAAACcacaattttctcttttctctttcaaatttcacaaaaactcaaaatttcttgtacaaataattcaattatctcttctaattaatttaaaactcataCTCAAATAATCCACATTAACCAATAAAATTTCTTCAACTGTAACAATTTGTTTCCAAATTCCAAAGATTAGGAAACTAAAACTCAGCAAtttgagataattaacttaaattttcctaaaaaaatcgAGATGTTACATATTTGGTCATCGCTACCTGATTACTGTCATGATGGTCATGACATTTGaccgttagccctcttatatgcttccatatagtagagtggcatcatccaTATCGTGTGTTGAGACAATTCGGTCTGTGACAAATTGCACCTTCGTTGTGTTATACACTCCCAGTACTACACCagattgatttgagaggtaagcacgaccaagactgaCGTCGAATTCACGCAGAATATATATCCTACTGGCATGCACgacatgatcgttgtgcacaggAAGAAATAACAAGTGGATCAGTTGTATCAGATGACTACTTTTCCTAGTACAATTCAATCACGAGGCAATTTATCACACTTGACgacgcttactattactgcatggtaagagatttaaaatcagacatttcctaaatatatgatatgaatgttgtttaatattaatttttttcattgtacAGAATAATTTCATCGCAGAAGTACAATAATATTCAAGATAGCATGATTTACCAAAGTTTGGTCCAATGTGTGACCAAACATTGGTCAACattatttttcaacaaataaGACAACTCAACGTTGCTGACACTGGTCAATgacgtattcgtcgtagacgacAACAACAACAGGGTGAAGCTAATTTAGAGGCACATGAAGACAACCCTCATGTGGGGTAAGGGCTAGAGGGGTCGTCTTTAAATTTCGTGTAAACTTCTATTTCCAAATTAAAGAACTgattgtaaatcttctttaatatcatgagatctttatttatttatttgtggaGAGATACTACTTAGTGAagtcacaatttttttttaatatgagtgcagaataattatgttttcattgcagattaaatatataattaaatttagtaatgAAGGAAATTATtagttaaaaattagaaaaaactagttaaattgattatttaaaaaaaaaaaaaaaaaaaaaaaaattgtggacTAGGTCCACAATTATGAAAATCATGGACTCGGTCCACGAGTACGTCCTTAACTATTCCATCGACTATACTAACTTAGTGCTGACTGGATTAAAGCCTAATCTTGTACGGGATACACGATTTTCCTTCTAGAAAAACTACcatatttttatcaatacttTCTATTCccacctattttttaaaaatgcaaTATACTATTaaaggttatatatatatttcaattaaaaagaaagaacatgaaacaaaacaaatatgagAAATcataaatgaaaacatttttaaaactgACCTAGGTTAGTTAGTAAAGTTAGGACTAATTAGTTACATCAAGGAAACTGAATAGTCAAGCTCCAATTtggtgattttttattttatttttgaaaatgaaaattattttctcgatttttataatattttgcaACTAGTGTCATAATTGAATTCtaagtcaaattcaaaaaaaaaaactaaatgttttagtttttaaaatctgACTTAGTTCTTAAAAATGTTAGGAAAAAGTAGATACCAAAGTAAGAAATTTAAGGGTGGAATGACTTTATAGgcttaaaatattcaaaatctaaaaataaataaataaaaccaaaCGGGCCCAAGTTGTTAGGCCAGCTCTTCGCTACGAACTTTGGGCTACGAACACGGACCGGGTTTTTGTCAAGCCCAAACACGGCCCCATTTCTGAACATTGAAAATTGCCCGGTTGACCAAATTGCCCCGGCAGCTAAAATCCTGAAATTCCCAAGCTCGCTCTGTTTTCGCTCTTACTCTGCTCGAATCCCAGATGAATATGAAGAAATTCATATCACTTCCCATCTTTTCTGTGTTATCCTTGATGGGTTTTGTGTATTACATTACGGTGTTCATTTTCATTCACGATTGGACTGGTTTGCATACCTCTCCTGGTTTAATTAACTTCTTGATTTTCACTTCCTTGGCTTCCCTTTGCCTTTTCTCTTTCGCTGTTTGTGTTCTCACCGACCCTGGTTCGGTTCCCTCTTCCTATTTGCCCGATGTTGAAGAAACTTCTGGCTCCGATCAAGATGCCAAGAATTCCGTAAGTTTTGCATTTCAATTCATTTACTTTTAAGAATTTTGGAACTACGAGCTGGATTCTTCGTTTTCTCTGATTTATACTGTGGATTTTGAGGTTTCTATTTGGAGATGATGCTTTGTGTTCTTTTGGGGAGGTGGAATTGATGAGGGTCCATTTATGAACTTATTGATTTTGCTTGTTAGAACATGTTGGATTGGTTGTGGGTTTTGAGCCTTAGTTGATATTACTGTGGTTTCAAGTGAGAGGAATAGAATCAATAAAACTATGTAGTATTGGAGCTCAATTATGAATTGGTAATCACTTTTTTCAGGAAAGAATTCGTATAAACTATGTTCGTTAATAGATGTTACGAATCAAATTCAGTAGGTTTTCTTTGTTATCttcatttggtttttgtttgaagtatatgatattttgatatatttaaagTAGTACTGGACGGCCACCAAAATCCCAACAAAGGATCTTTGTCCTGATCTAGTTTTATTTGATTAACGATTTACTTTGTCTTATATTGGTCTCCAAGAATATTCTACCTATGTAGGCCTCTATTAATTTAGCTCCTGAGTACGTCAGTTGCTGAAAAGATATTTGATAGTTTTATGTAATTTCAtaatatatctaaatattttcacATCTTAGCTTTGTCGTTCAAGCTGAATATATTCCACACTGCTCTATGGTATCATAATGCCTGAGTCACAATTTGAGCAAGGTTGTTCGGGATCGTAAAGCTAAAGTATGTAagataaattattataactatGCAGCTAAACATTCAACTACAGCTTGTACTGCCGAATTTCTGATTAATAACTGCTCGCTTTAGAGGGTGACCTTATTTGAATAGAAGCAATGGATCAATGGTTGATTGAACAGTAATTCAATGGCAGTGAAATCATATGGAAAAATCTTATCCTATCCTAATGGTGAACCTTTTAATCCTATGCTTATTAAGACCCTTGAAGATTAGAACAATGAGGAAATACATTGGCTTATCCAAAAAAGGTACATATAGTTTTGAAACTCAAGTATGGTACTGGTTTGTCGGTAACAGATAATTAATAAACCCTTGAATCTTGGTTGACTATAATACATTTCCCATTCCTTCTCTTTCTTGATACTCAAGGTACTGTTTCATTGAGTAAATATGAACCTAGAATCCAGTGGCACCTTTATGAGTTGGAATTGAGCCACAAATGATCTTTCTCCATGCAacaggaaaattattttttttggtaaagaaaataagaaattaattcAATTGCATACTCTGTCTTGGGTTTTTGTCATTGATACCAATTCAATTTAATAACAGGCTTTACAGATGAAGCAGTGTGAAAAGTGTAGCACCTACAAGCCTCTGAGGGCCCATCATTGTCGAGTTTGCAGAAGGTGTGTTTTGAGAATGGTAGGTTCTATTCTACCTGATGCATAACAATTGAACTTTGGCCCTTAATTTCAGATATGGATAAAACTGAATGCTTGTGGTTTATTCTTCCACTTCATGTTGGTTTAAATTGGATGCAGGACCATcattgtttgtggataaataaCTGTGTTGGTTATTGGAACTACAAGTCCTTTTTTGTTCTCGTCTCATACGGGACTTTGGCAAGCTTATATTCTACAGTATGCCTTTttcgttttccttttttttttttttttttttttttttttgacaatgaaTCTAATTTTTTGCTTATAACTTGAGTTTTGGTTGTTTAGTTCATCATTGTGAGCTGTGCATTTCAGAAGAACTGGAATTTTGAAGGGACGCTTCCTTTGAAGATTTTCTATGTAAGTTGTTTGTTCATATTAACCTATATCTGTTTTCATTAAtcttaatttcataattttgcATTCATCTGGTTACTCTGTATTATTGCAAATTAGTAAAGCATGCACCaggattttatttatttatcttttttagtataattgGGAGTAGGGAGATTCAAACCACAGACCTTGTGGTTTCTAGCACACTCGTATGCCAATTAAGCTATGCTCGGTTTCTAGTACCAagattctatttatttattctttttagtacaataaatgGGATAAAAACTTCTAACCTTAAGGGAGGTAATAAATGCCAATTACCGTTGAGCGATGCTCATTAGGTTGAATGCTTCTCTTTAATGCTTCTTCCCCACTTGTTGCTAAGCTAAGCATGCTAATTGATGGGCTGTTTATGCAGcatcacgttttcaaatgttggGGAACAAGAATGTGGCCAAAATGCTTGTGAAATTCCTGAGTAGGATTTTCATTAGTTATAAGTCTCTAAGCGGTTttcatacaaaaaaaatatcaaaacattttctagagaaaaaaaaatgttataaattagTAAGTTGATAAACTGAGCTGAATCGAGCTAAGTCTTGAGTCTTCAGTTTATCGATTTAGTCCACACCTATTGTACTATTTATTTCGACCCATGCTTTAACCAACCTAACTTAAACTTTGCTATGCCAGATGctacttgatataaccatgaggTGTATAGAGAAATTTTGACTCATATATCCTAATAAATATTGTCATTGGTCagattttacaaaaaaaaattaactcaaCTCTTATGTTTTAGGTTATTTGCGCGGTGATGATGATTTCCCTGAGCTCGACTCTTGGAACTCTTCTGGGTTGGCATATCTACCTCATCATTCGAAATATGACAACTATAGAGGTATAATATGGATTCACAGTTGGATATTTGGACGTATGAACATGAATTTCTTCTCCCTCTGGTTATTGAGTGAGAATCGGTGTTTCTTCCGACCAGTATTATGAAGGAATACGTGCAGCATGGTTGGCTAGAAAGTCTGGACAGAGCTATCAGCACCCATTCGATCTCGGTGCTTATAAAAATATGACCTTGGttggtgtcttcttcttcttacctCTTTTGTCTGCATATATTTGTCTGTCTGCACCAACATGTTCCCATGTGTTCTACATTCTGAATGTTGGGTTATTAAAAAGTTTCCTTGTTACATCTTATATAAAGAAAACTTTGTAATAACCCAACATTCTAAGTTTTCTTGTCATATCTTATCTTATATTATTGAATCTATGATCTGTCCATATGGTACTCATTTGAGTTCTGAATAAAAACAGAACAAGATAAACTCATCCAGGGTGTCAATATTATTGTCAGGTCTTAGGCCCAAATATTCTGAAATGGGCATGGCCTACTTCAGTCAGCCATCTAAAAAATGGACTCAGTTTCCCGACTTTGCGCGATAGTTCGTGAAcgttttttgttttggtttgaaGAATACTCCAAGTGCAAGAATAGTGAAGTCGAGTTCTAAATTTGTAGATAAATACACTACATTTTCTCCACCCATCATCAGCCCATAAAAGGAATCAAAAAAGAAGAGACTGGGTTAATCAGCCTCAGAAACAAGGGAGAATGTGTATACTTGCAATTCTGTATTCAAGTAGAAAATTGATGTAGAGCTATGTTCTCCAATACCATTCCAGTTATGTGAATTTCAAATGGCTGTAAAAAAATGGTCTGAGAAGTCttctgtttgtttttatttctttatgcCATTTTGAATTCATCTTGGATATAGGTATTTTTTATGTTATTGCTCCTATCTCTCAAATTTTGAATACAATCTAAAATGGTTTGAGTgccattttattttctttattgattgcaattattatatttaaatcaaacttTCAAGATATCTATTTTAGCCTTTAATTATAACACCTTGATTATATGTATTAATGTGCCAATGcactaaaatgattaaaaatagcATAGTTTAGACGCAATTGGTATATACAAATCTTCGTAATTTTTGTTTGATatccatttaattttttgtttttaaaattgaatttataaacACTACGTCGGTAGATAAGCTTTTTGTTTTGCTATCTATTTTTTCAGTTTGGCAATACTTTCAAAATTCTGGCcaggttttgaaaattaaaaatattattactattattatttaattttattgtgaatttaacttagaaatcaAATCCTACCTTTaagaaaatgtgagaaaataaatacaaaacaATTTGAAAATTCTAGAACAAAATTGATTGTTTTACTTCTAAATTTAGTAACTAAGCTAAAGGTTTTGATAGTTCATCCATCAAAATAATGCTAAAACTTATGGTATAAAgtccatttggtaactatttcatttgcagtttttaaaaattaagcctatgaatATTTCttaagtcaaattaaaaaaataaaatttatttttatttttaaaatttggttaagaattcaactcttgtacTTAATAAAGTTGCAaatcattctaaaaaaatagagaggaaatatgtttaattttttaaaaacaaaaaattagaagtaaaatagttatcaaacgaaaGTCCAAAAGTACGTAATTATGCAATATCTTGAGATACTATTCTCATATATATGAGGATAAAAGTTGAAATTTAATGAAAGCGTATCAAACCATTAAAACAAAACCTATCAAAGTTaacattaaaataaacaaagatgatataagttttaaatttagCAAGGATACAAATTTTGCTACTTCATATATAATATaccaaaaaaattgaaattaaacaatgACCATCTTAAAAGTACACATCTTGTTTGTTTGGGTGTGGGAAAGATGAGTAGGAGCTTACtatgtttgtttgtttaatGGGTGAAGAAAAACAAATCCCTAGGCCTTTCCACACTTATCcataatataattcatattgTTCCATTATTTGGGTCAACAAAATGAGGATATCAATTATTCCACATGTTGCTCTTCAAAATTCTTGATGTTTTCTATCCAtgtgcttaatgattctatccaaaattttgttgtttttcataGTATTACATTATTATCGACGCGTCGATATTTCCATtgatatttctatattttcataaatttgacatcatcaacattttcattatatcgtaaaaaaagttcatgaatcacacaaaaaaaaaacaaaatatcattaaggtgaatataatataaataataaacaccttaagtaacaatttagttcatgAACTTTTGTTGAGAACGATATAGTCCctgtaatttcaaatttgtaacagtTTAGTTCCTATATTTTCCAATTTCTGATGAAGTAGTTATTA
This genomic window from Benincasa hispida cultivar B227 chromosome 4, ASM972705v1, whole genome shotgun sequence contains:
- the LOC120075161 gene encoding probable protein S-acyltransferase 15, with product MNMKKFISLPIFSVLSLMGFVYYITVFIFIHDWTGLHTSPGLINFLIFTSLASLCLFSFAVCVLTDPGSVPSSYLPDVEETSGSDQDAKNSALQMKQCEKCSTYKPLRAHHCRVCRRCVLRMDHHCLWINNCVGYWNYKSFFVLVSYGTLASLYSTFIIVSCAFQKNWNFEGTLPLKIFYVICAVMMISLSSTLGTLLGWHIYLIIRNMTTIEYYEGIRAAWLARKSGQSYQHPFDLGAYKNMTLVLGPNILKWAWPTSVSHLKNGLSFPTLRDSS